The following proteins come from a genomic window of Aricia agestis chromosome 19, ilAriAges1.1, whole genome shotgun sequence:
- the LOC121736503 gene encoding probable small nuclear ribonucleoprotein G: MSKAHPPELKKFMDKKLAIKLNAGRSVTGVLRGFDPFMNLVLDEAVEEAKDGSRNLIGMVVIRGNSIIMLESLDRL; encoded by the exons atgtcGAAGGCACACCCCCCAGAATTAAAAAA GTTTATGGACAAGAAACTGGCTATCAAACTAAATGCAGGTCGTAGCGTGACCGGCGTATTACGTGGATTTGATCCTTTCATGAACCTTGTTCTGGACGAGGCAGTCGAGGAAGCCAAAGATGGATCTAGAAACCTCATTGGGATGGTG GTTATTCGTGGGAACAGTATCATAATGTTAGAATCATTAGATAGACTCTAG